The proteins below come from a single Candidatus Eremiobacteraceae bacterium genomic window:
- the atpA gene encoding F0F1 ATP synthase subunit alpha — MINADEIAGILKQQIMSARVEVREDEVGTVIEVSDSVARVYGLRVVQMNELVQFPNGLFGIAFNLEEDNVGVVVMGPDNDIREGATVRRTGRIISVPVGDGVVGRVVNPLGQPLDDAGPVQTTRTRPIETQAPTVVERQPVHEPLQTGIKAIDGLVPIGRGQRELIIGDRQTGKTAIAIDAILNQHGKEVVCIYVAIGQKASTVAQLHKILTDAGAMSYTTIVAANSGDPASLRYIAPYAGCAMGQELMYAGKHVLIIYDDLSKHAQAYREISLVLRRPPGREAYPGDIFYLHSRLLERAAKLSDGLGAGSMTALPVIETQQGDVSAYIPTNLISITDGQIYLETGLFFNGIRPAIDVGLSVSRVGGNAQTKAMKSVAGQLRLELSQYRDLAAFSKLASDLDKATQAQLSRGEKITETLKQPQFEPLDLDRQVIQIYVAVNDYLADIPTERIHEFHTRFYEYLKTAMPDVPSDIATSKTVSDAVKAKLNDAIVDFKKRFGKAA, encoded by the coding sequence ATGATCAACGCCGACGAGATCGCCGGAATACTCAAGCAGCAGATCATGAGCGCGCGGGTCGAGGTGCGCGAGGACGAGGTCGGGACCGTAATCGAGGTCTCGGACTCGGTCGCGCGGGTCTACGGCCTGCGCGTCGTCCAGATGAACGAACTCGTCCAGTTCCCGAACGGTCTCTTCGGCATCGCATTCAACTTGGAAGAAGACAACGTCGGTGTCGTCGTCATGGGCCCGGACAACGACATCAGAGAGGGCGCGACGGTCCGCCGCACCGGCCGCATCATCTCGGTGCCGGTCGGCGACGGCGTCGTCGGCCGCGTCGTCAACCCGCTCGGCCAGCCGCTCGACGATGCAGGGCCGGTGCAGACGACGCGCACGAGACCCATCGAGACGCAAGCGCCGACGGTCGTCGAGCGCCAGCCGGTGCACGAACCGCTGCAGACCGGCATCAAGGCGATCGACGGCCTCGTGCCGATCGGCCGCGGCCAGCGCGAGCTCATCATCGGCGACCGTCAGACCGGCAAGACCGCGATAGCGATCGACGCGATCCTCAACCAGCATGGCAAGGAAGTCGTCTGCATCTACGTCGCGATCGGGCAGAAGGCGTCGACTGTCGCGCAACTGCACAAGATCCTCACCGACGCCGGCGCGATGTCGTACACGACGATCGTCGCCGCCAACTCGGGCGATCCGGCCAGCTTGCGCTATATCGCGCCGTATGCCGGCTGCGCCATGGGCCAAGAGCTCATGTACGCCGGCAAGCACGTGCTCATCATCTACGATGACCTCTCGAAGCACGCGCAAGCGTATCGCGAGATCTCGCTCGTCTTGCGCCGCCCGCCGGGCCGCGAGGCTTACCCCGGCGACATCTTCTACTTGCACTCGCGCCTGCTCGAGCGAGCGGCGAAGCTGTCGGACGGGCTCGGCGCCGGATCGATGACCGCGCTTCCCGTCATCGAGACGCAGCAGGGCGACGTGTCCGCGTACATCCCGACGAACCTCATCTCGATCACGGATGGGCAGATCTATCTCGAGACCGGATTGTTCTTCAACGGCATCCGGCCGGCCATCGACGTCGGCTTATCCGTGTCGCGCGTCGGCGGCAACGCGCAGACGAAGGCGATGAAGTCGGTCGCGGGTCAGCTCCGGCTCGAGCTGTCGCAGTATCGCGATCTCGCGGCGTTCTCGAAGCTCGCGTCCGATCTCGACAAGGCGACGCAAGCGCAGCTGTCGCGCGGCGAGAAGATCACGGAGACGCTCAAGCAGCCGCAGTTCGAGCCGCTCGACCTCGATCGCCAGGTCATCCAGATCTACGTCGCCGTCAACGACTACCTCGCCGACATCCCGACCGAGCGCATCCACGAGTTCCACACACGCTTCTACGAGTACCTAAAGACGGCGATGCCGGACGTGCCGTCGGACATCGCGACATCGAAGACGGTCTCGGATGCGGTGAAGGCGAAGCTCAACGACGCCATCGTCGACTTCAAGAAGCGGTTCGGGAAAGCCGCATAA
- the atpG gene encoding ATP synthase F1 subunit gamma: MPTLRQLRDRVKSLKNTQQITRAMKMVAGARIRRAELAMKAARPYATAIGEMNRELASSGGGSHPLLSDRAPDKRAILLMTADKGLCGAFNSNLVRAALQVTSQSPSPSSLYLVGIKGRVMLRKTQHPVVQAWPLQGKPFVELAAEIASAVTGDFLAGKIDQVTLVSSRFVSTIVQRATPMRLLPIQRDPGAPAKSASTNSFEFEPDPGAVLAALLPKYVEFTIFQALLETQASEFAAKLLAMSNATDNAGKLIDDLTLVMNKTRQAAITKEILEIVGGAEALKG, translated from the coding sequence ATGCCGACGCTTCGCCAGCTCCGCGACCGGGTCAAGTCGCTGAAAAACACGCAGCAGATCACGCGCGCCATGAAGATGGTCGCCGGTGCGCGCATCCGCCGTGCGGAGCTTGCGATGAAGGCGGCGCGTCCTTACGCGACCGCGATCGGGGAGATGAACCGGGAGCTTGCGTCCAGCGGCGGCGGGTCGCACCCGCTGCTGTCGGACAGGGCTCCCGACAAACGCGCGATCTTGCTCATGACCGCGGACAAGGGCCTGTGCGGCGCGTTCAACTCGAACCTCGTGCGTGCGGCGCTCCAAGTCACGTCGCAGTCGCCGTCGCCATCGTCGCTCTATCTCGTCGGCATCAAAGGGCGCGTCATGCTGCGCAAGACGCAGCATCCCGTCGTCCAGGCGTGGCCGCTGCAGGGCAAGCCGTTCGTCGAACTCGCCGCGGAGATCGCGAGCGCGGTGACCGGCGACTTCCTCGCGGGCAAAATCGATCAGGTGACGCTCGTCTCGAGCCGCTTCGTGTCGACGATCGTCCAACGCGCGACGCCGATGCGATTGCTGCCGATCCAGCGCGATCCGGGCGCACCGGCGAAGTCGGCTTCGACGAACAGCTTCGAGTTCGAGCCGGATCCGGGTGCGGTGCTCGCCGCGCTTCTTCCGAAGTACGTCGAGTTCACGATCTTCCAAGCGCTGCTCGAGACGCAAGCCTCAGAGTTCGCGGCGAAGCTTCTGGCGATGAGCAACGCGACGGACAACGCCGGCAAGCTCATCGACGACCTGACGCTCGTCATGAACAAGACGCGCCAAGCCGCGATCACGAAGGAGATCCTCGAGATCGTCGGCGGCGCCGAAGCCCTCAAAGGATAA
- a CDS encoding rod shape-determining protein: MEIGIDLGTANVLVYVRGKGIVLREPSVVARDTRSGKTLAVGEEARMMLGKTPSSIQAIRPLRDGVIADFEVTEAMLNYFIKKVTRNNGFFSFLRPKPAVTICVPAEITSVEERAVRDAAKLAGAKSVDIIEEPMAAAIGAGLPIDGPSGNMVVDIGGGTTDVAVISLGGIVVSQSLRVAGNKLDEAIARHIRRVYNLMIGERTAEDIKVTIGSAYRLDQELTMDIRGRDLINGLPKTVAITSEEVREAMAEPVGSIIDAVKSVLEKTPPELAADIIDRGIILTGGGALLRGLDSLLSEVTGIPVIVAEDPMSCVAIGTGQRVRF; this comes from the coding sequence TTGGAAATCGGCATCGATCTCGGCACGGCGAACGTCTTGGTCTACGTGCGCGGCAAAGGCATCGTGCTTCGCGAGCCGTCGGTCGTCGCGCGCGACACGAGGTCAGGCAAGACGCTTGCGGTCGGTGAAGAAGCGCGCATGATGCTCGGCAAGACGCCGAGCAGCATCCAGGCGATCCGTCCGCTTCGCGACGGCGTCATCGCAGACTTCGAAGTCACCGAGGCGATGCTCAACTACTTCATCAAGAAGGTGACGCGCAACAACGGCTTCTTCTCGTTCTTGCGTCCGAAGCCGGCGGTCACGATCTGCGTGCCCGCCGAGATCACGTCGGTCGAAGAGCGCGCCGTGCGCGACGCCGCGAAACTCGCGGGCGCGAAGAGCGTCGACATCATCGAGGAGCCGATGGCGGCCGCGATCGGCGCCGGCCTGCCGATCGACGGTCCGAGCGGGAACATGGTCGTCGACATAGGCGGCGGCACGACGGACGTCGCCGTCATCTCGCTCGGCGGCATCGTCGTCAGCCAATCGCTGCGCGTCGCCGGCAATAAGCTCGACGAAGCGATAGCGAGACATATCCGGCGTGTCTACAACCTCATGATCGGCGAACGGACCGCCGAGGACATCAAGGTGACGATCGGATCGGCCTACCGCCTCGATCAAGAATTGACGATGGACATCCGCGGCCGCGATCTCATCAACGGCCTGCCGAAGACGGTCGCGATCACCTCTGAGGAAGTGCGCGAGGCGATGGCTGAGCCCGTCGGATCGATCATCGACGCGGTCAAGAGCGTTCTCGAGAAGACGCCGCCCGAACTCGCCGCCGACATCATCGATCGCGGCATCATCCTGACCGGCGGCGGTGCGCTGCTTCGCGGGCTCGATTCGCTGCTCAGCGAAGTGACCGGCATCCCGGTCATCGTAGCGGAAGATCCGATGTCGTGCGTCGCCATCGGCACGGGCCAACGCGTCCGCTTCTAA
- the atpD gene encoding F0F1 ATP synthase subunit beta, which produces MAATGKVVQVLGNVVDVEFSAETLPRIYTALLTTINDRELTLEVQGELGNNQVRCLAMGGTEGMVRGADVTDTGAPITVPVGEATLGRIFNVLGKAIDSDKPVAASANHPIHREAPKVDEQDPTTVMFETGIKVVDLMAPYVRGGKVGLFGGAGVGKTVLIQELIRNIAAEHGGYSVFTGIGERTREGNDLWLEMKHSGVLEKTALVFGQMDEPPGVRLRVGLTGVTLAEYFRDEQGKDVLLFIDNIFRFMQAGSEVSALLGRMPSAVGYQPTLASEMGALEERITSTRKGSITSVQAVYVPADDLTDPAVATTFAHLDATTVLSRSISDKGIYPAVDPLASTSRLLEPRFVGEEHYQVARRVQETLQRYKDLQDIIAILGVEELSEDDKVIVGRARRIQRFLSQPFHVAEAFTGRPGKYVPLKETIAAFKELVEGKLDDLPEQAFYMCGNIDEAKANAEKMSAAV; this is translated from the coding sequence ATGGCCGCCACCGGAAAAGTCGTCCAGGTCCTCGGCAACGTCGTCGACGTCGAGTTCAGCGCCGAAACGCTGCCGCGAATCTATACCGCGCTGCTGACGACGATCAACGATCGCGAGCTGACACTCGAGGTGCAGGGCGAGCTCGGCAACAACCAGGTCCGCTGCCTCGCGATGGGCGGCACGGAAGGTATGGTCCGCGGCGCCGACGTCACAGACACGGGCGCGCCGATCACCGTGCCGGTCGGCGAAGCGACGCTCGGGCGCATCTTCAACGTCCTCGGCAAGGCCATCGACTCCGACAAGCCGGTCGCGGCGAGCGCGAATCATCCCATCCACCGCGAAGCGCCCAAAGTCGACGAGCAAGATCCGACGACGGTCATGTTCGAGACGGGCATCAAGGTCGTCGATCTCATGGCGCCTTACGTCCGCGGCGGCAAGGTCGGACTCTTCGGCGGCGCCGGCGTCGGCAAGACCGTCCTTATCCAAGAGCTCATCCGCAACATCGCCGCCGAGCACGGGGGCTACTCGGTCTTCACCGGCATCGGCGAACGGACGCGTGAAGGCAACGATCTGTGGCTCGAGATGAAGCACTCCGGCGTCCTCGAGAAGACCGCGCTCGTCTTCGGCCAGATGGACGAGCCGCCGGGCGTGCGCCTGCGCGTCGGCCTTACGGGCGTGACGCTTGCGGAATACTTCCGCGACGAGCAGGGCAAAGACGTGCTGCTCTTCATCGATAACATCTTCCGGTTCATGCAGGCTGGCTCCGAAGTGTCGGCGCTCCTCGGCCGCATGCCGTCGGCTGTCGGTTACCAGCCGACGCTGGCGTCCGAGATGGGCGCGCTCGAAGAGCGGATCACGTCGACGCGAAAGGGCTCGATCACGTCCGTCCAGGCTGTATACGTACCGGCCGACGACCTCACCGATCCGGCGGTTGCTACGACCTTCGCCCACCTCGACGCGACGACCGTGCTCTCGCGCTCGATCTCCGACAAGGGCATCTATCCGGCGGTCGATCCGCTCGCGTCGACATCGCGTCTGCTCGAACCGCGCTTCGTCGGCGAAGAACACTACCAGGTCGCACGCCGCGTCCAAGAGACGCTCCAGCGCTACAAAGATCTGCAGGACATCATCGCGATCCTCGGCGTCGAGGAGCTATCGGAAGACGACAAGGTCATCGTCGGTCGTGCGCGGCGCATCCAGCGCTTCTTGAGCCAACCGTTCCACGTCGCCGAAGCCTTCACGGGCCGCCCCGGCAAGTACGTGCCGCTCAAGGAGACGATCGCGGCCTTCAAAGAGCTCGTCGAAGGCAAGCTGGACGATCTCCCCGAGCAGGCGTTCTACATGTGCGGCAATATCGACGAAGCGAAAGCGAACGCCGAGAAGATGTCGGCGGCCGTCTAG
- a CDS encoding MraY family glycosyltransferase: MTTALHPPAGLVDINIWWLCAVTFVLAAVACALVTPLVRRMAFAVGVFDEPDGERRVHAQPTPRLGGIAIYVGFMLSLFTVLNLALTHTSQVRQYLSYGDLAHIIGLLFGGTLMMGVGLWDDIMTMSPRRKFVAQLVVSAIVVVLYGFTIVDVKLPSFGYLDLAWFAIPFSLFWYMGMVNAINFLDGLDGLVAGVSLIAAITLVVVSLWHNEYLVAVTMCALAGAMAGFLPYNYHPARIFMGDGGSLFIGFVLASAAVMGTEKKAVAISLIIPLLVLALPIADTAAAIFRRMRRKAPLFSADRGHVHHQLLDLGLSQRQAVNLIYVVCGMLGIIALVLSRPGGPHLF, encoded by the coding sequence ATGACGACGGCCCTCCATCCGCCTGCCGGCCTCGTCGACATCAACATCTGGTGGCTGTGCGCCGTCACGTTCGTTCTCGCTGCCGTGGCGTGCGCGCTCGTCACGCCGCTCGTCCGCAGGATGGCGTTCGCGGTCGGCGTCTTCGATGAGCCCGATGGCGAGCGACGCGTCCACGCGCAGCCGACGCCGCGGCTCGGCGGCATCGCGATCTACGTCGGCTTCATGCTCTCGCTTTTCACCGTCCTCAACCTCGCGCTCACCCACACGTCGCAAGTCAGGCAGTATCTCAGCTACGGCGACCTCGCCCACATCATCGGATTGCTCTTCGGCGGCACGCTGATGATGGGCGTCGGGCTGTGGGATGACATCATGACGATGTCGCCGCGGCGCAAGTTCGTCGCGCAGCTCGTCGTATCGGCGATCGTCGTCGTGCTCTACGGCTTCACCATCGTCGACGTCAAGCTACCGTCGTTCGGCTACCTCGATCTCGCGTGGTTCGCCATACCCTTCTCGCTCTTCTGGTACATGGGCATGGTGAACGCGATCAACTTCCTCGACGGGCTCGACGGGCTCGTCGCCGGCGTGTCGCTCATCGCGGCGATCACCCTCGTCGTCGTCTCGCTCTGGCACAACGAGTATCTGGTCGCGGTGACCATGTGCGCGCTCGCGGGCGCGATGGCCGGCTTCCTTCCTTATAATTACCATCCGGCGCGCATCTTCATGGGGGACGGCGGCTCGCTGTTCATCGGCTTCGTGCTCGCGAGCGCGGCCGTCATGGGTACCGAGAAGAAGGCCGTCGCCATTTCGCTCATCATCCCGCTGCTCGTCCTCGCGCTGCCGATCGCGGACACCGCCGCTGCCATCTTCAGGCGCATGCGTCGCAAGGCGCCGCTGTTCTCGGCCGACCGCGGCCACGTCCACCACCAGCTGCTCGACCTCGGCCTCTCGCAGCGCCAGGCGGTTAACCTCATCTATGTCGTGTGCGGGATGCTCGGCATCATCGCGCTCGTGCTCTCGCGGCCGGGGGGCCCGCATCTCTTTTGA
- the atpE gene encoding ATP synthase F0 subunit C, with amino-acid sequence MENAILVASVIIAFALMVGFAAFGSAIGDGIIGSKAVESIARQPEARPNIFFFYFLGFGILEAFPIIAIALAFFLLIGGGGLGVMALLKPVLAK; translated from the coding sequence ATGGAAAACGCCATTCTCGTCGCGTCCGTCATCATCGCCTTCGCGCTGATGGTCGGTTTCGCGGCGTTCGGCTCGGCGATCGGCGACGGCATCATCGGCAGCAAGGCCGTCGAGTCGATCGCGCGCCAGCCCGAAGCGCGGCCGAACATCTTTTTCTTCTACTTCCTCGGCTTCGGCATCCTGGAAGCGTTCCCGATCATCGCGATCGCGCTCGCTTTCTTCTTGCTCATCGGCGGTGGCGGTCTCGGAGTCATGGCGCTCCTTAAGCCCGTCCTCGCGAAGTAG
- the atpB gene encoding F0F1 ATP synthase subunit A — MMHETIGEHPLWHISFLPAPFNTVHADTVVITWIGMAIVLVAVALLAATHPVTKLSKRYSFMELIVSGIGSQVETILGKNGLPFVPFIISLFMFIFVLNEIGLFPFVGTSPTADLNTTAALAIFVIVLIQIIGIARKGLGYFGHLLVKPVWPLGILMLPIMIIDELARPVTLAMRLFGNIFAGEVLLVVVGAVILANVSIGFLPISKLANAAPVLIYAFNMIIGLIQAVVFTLLTTAYLITPLSDEAH; from the coding sequence ATGATGCACGAGACGATCGGCGAACATCCGCTCTGGCATATCTCTTTTCTGCCGGCGCCGTTCAACACGGTGCACGCGGATACGGTCGTCATCACGTGGATCGGCATGGCGATCGTGCTCGTCGCCGTCGCGCTGCTCGCCGCCACGCATCCCGTCACGAAGCTCTCGAAACGCTACTCGTTCATGGAGCTCATCGTCAGCGGCATCGGAAGCCAAGTCGAGACGATCTTAGGCAAGAACGGGTTGCCGTTCGTGCCGTTCATCATCTCGCTCTTCATGTTCATCTTCGTGCTCAACGAGATCGGGCTCTTCCCGTTCGTCGGCACGTCGCCGACGGCTGACCTGAACACGACCGCGGCGCTCGCGATCTTCGTCATCGTGCTCATCCAGATCATCGGCATCGCGCGCAAAGGTCTCGGCTACTTCGGCCACCTGCTCGTCAAACCGGTTTGGCCGCTCGGGATCCTCATGCTGCCGATCATGATCATCGACGAGCTCGCGCGTCCCGTGACGCTCGCGATGCGGCTGTTCGGCAACATCTTCGCGGGCGAAGTGCTGCTCGTCGTGGTCGGCGCGGTCATCCTCGCGAACGTCTCGATCGGCTTCCTGCCGATCTCGAAGCTGGCCAATGCCGCGCCCGTCCTCATCTATGCTTTCAATATGATCATCGGACTCATCCAAGCAGTCGTGTTCACGTTATTGACGACGGCATACCTCATCACGCCGCTTTCAGACGAAGCGCACTAA
- the murA gene encoding UDP-N-acetylglucosamine 1-carboxyvinyltransferase, with product MDALDGLRTRLVIEGGRRLEGVVDVPGAKNAALPIMAAAILAEGEVVLHSVPRITDVDVMAALLESLGARVREQAGGTLLIDTSAVTSHPAPYALVSKLNASFDVAGPLLARFGRAEVPQPGGCVLGPRAIDLHLRGFELLGATVALEHGSIVASAAKLTGTTVALAKPSVGATKNIMLAATRARGTTTIENAAQEPEVADLAGFINAMGGRVAGAGSPTITVEGVTKLHGCEYTIIPDRLVAGTYLLGAAITAGDVTVRGIDPSMLDALTEKLAACGCRVAAEGVALRVVGVPEWRPADVVTAPYPGFPTDLQPPFVAYMSLAKGTALVEETIFDARFVYVSELARMGADVKVSGRSAVVQGVERLQDAVVEAPDIRAGGALVLAALAAEGTSEVGGLEYIDRGYEFFEERLASLGASIARTSVVSPVTPRIDIGLTAQLPKVVTPYRSA from the coding sequence ATGGACGCACTCGACGGCCTGCGCACGAGGCTCGTCATCGAAGGCGGCCGCCGGCTCGAAGGCGTTGTCGACGTACCGGGTGCGAAGAACGCCGCGCTCCCGATCATGGCCGCTGCGATCCTCGCTGAAGGCGAGGTCGTGCTTCACAGCGTTCCACGCATCACCGACGTCGATGTCATGGCTGCGCTGCTCGAGAGTCTCGGCGCGCGCGTGCGCGAACAGGCGGGTGGGACGCTGCTCATCGACACGAGCGCGGTCACCTCGCACCCCGCTCCATACGCGCTCGTCAGCAAGCTCAACGCGTCGTTCGACGTCGCGGGGCCGCTCCTCGCGCGCTTCGGCCGCGCGGAAGTGCCGCAGCCTGGCGGCTGCGTCCTCGGACCGCGCGCTATCGACTTGCATCTGCGCGGATTCGAGCTGCTCGGCGCGACCGTCGCGCTCGAACACGGATCGATCGTCGCATCGGCGGCGAAACTCACCGGCACGACCGTGGCGCTCGCCAAACCGAGCGTCGGGGCGACGAAGAACATCATGCTCGCCGCGACGCGAGCGCGCGGCACGACGACGATCGAGAACGCGGCACAAGAACCGGAGGTCGCCGATCTCGCGGGCTTCATCAACGCGATGGGAGGACGCGTCGCAGGCGCCGGGTCGCCGACCATCACGGTCGAGGGCGTCACAAAGCTCCACGGGTGCGAGTACACGATCATCCCCGACCGGCTCGTCGCCGGCACGTACCTGCTCGGCGCCGCGATCACGGCAGGCGACGTCACCGTCCGCGGCATCGATCCGTCGATGCTCGACGCGCTCACCGAAAAGCTCGCCGCATGCGGGTGCCGCGTCGCAGCCGAGGGAGTCGCCCTGCGCGTCGTCGGCGTCCCCGAATGGCGCCCGGCCGACGTAGTCACCGCTCCGTACCCCGGTTTTCCGACCGATCTGCAGCCGCCGTTCGTCGCTTACATGAGTTTGGCGAAGGGAACGGCTCTCGTTGAAGAAACCATCTTCGATGCGCGGTTCGTCTACGTGTCCGAACTCGCACGTATGGGAGCCGACGTCAAGGTATCCGGGAGGAGCGCGGTCGTCCAAGGCGTCGAGCGCCTGCAGGATGCAGTCGTCGAAGCACCGGACATCAGGGCAGGCGGCGCGCTCGTGCTCGCCGCGTTGGCAGCCGAAGGAACGTCCGAAGTCGGTGGACTCGAGTACATCGACCGCGGTTACGAGTTCTTCGAAGAGCGGCTGGCGTCGCTCGGCGCGTCGATAGCGCGTACGAGCGTCGTCTCACCGGTCACGCCGCGCATCGACATCGGCCTCACGGCGCAGTTGCCGAAGGTCGTCACTCCTTATCGGTCGGCGTGA
- the atpC gene encoding ATP synthase F1 subunit epsilon: MPATFALAVITPAEVKFEGTAEIVIAPGAAGDIGALANHAPMLTTLRIGVLRATVEGSRRIEYAINAGFMQVLPDKVLVLTDVALSSSEIDVEKTRAELHRAEESVAAKRGGDDKAERAAVTWANAKLEAAHRPVA; the protein is encoded by the coding sequence ATGCCAGCCACATTCGCGCTCGCCGTCATCACGCCGGCCGAGGTGAAGTTCGAAGGAACGGCCGAGATCGTCATCGCGCCCGGCGCCGCCGGCGACATCGGTGCGCTCGCAAACCATGCGCCGATGCTGACGACGCTCCGCATCGGCGTGCTCCGCGCTACGGTCGAGGGCTCCCGGCGGATCGAGTACGCGATCAACGCCGGCTTCATGCAAGTGCTTCCCGACAAAGTGCTCGTCCTCACCGACGTCGCGCTTTCGTCGAGCGAGATCGACGTCGAAAAGACCCGCGCCGAGTTGCACCGCGCCGAAGAATCGGTCGCGGCCAAGCGCGGCGGCGACGACAAAGCCGAGCGCGCAGCGGTCACGTGGGCGAACGCCAAGCTCGAAGCCGCGCACCGGCCGGTGGCCTGA
- the atpH gene encoding ATP synthase F1 subunit delta codes for MLKETIARRYTAALFALAKEAGSADATAQELDSFVGALDKEPSAREFYASPVVDRAEKVELLRQSLASRISELTFNFIVLLVRKRRENLIDTIARQMHEMLDADAGDTVASIATPKALHPDELAELARRLSHVYKRKIIPQGRVDESMLGGVVVQMGDTYVDASVAGKLEEIRRHLLSGVEAATATSPNGKTSA; via the coding sequence GTGCTTAAAGAGACGATCGCGCGCCGGTACACCGCAGCCCTCTTCGCACTGGCGAAAGAGGCCGGATCGGCCGACGCCACCGCGCAGGAGCTCGACTCGTTTGTCGGCGCGCTCGACAAGGAGCCGTCGGCGCGCGAGTTTTACGCATCCCCGGTCGTCGACCGCGCCGAAAAGGTCGAGCTGCTGCGCCAGTCGCTCGCGAGCCGCATCAGCGAACTGACCTTCAACTTCATCGTGCTGCTCGTCCGCAAACGGCGCGAGAACCTCATCGACACGATCGCGCGTCAAATGCACGAGATGCTCGACGCGGACGCAGGCGACACGGTCGCGAGCATCGCGACTCCGAAAGCATTGCACCCGGACGAGCTCGCGGAACTCGCGCGCCGCCTGTCGCACGTCTACAAGCGGAAGATCATCCCGCAAGGCCGCGTCGATGAGAGCATGCTCGGCGGCGTCGTCGTCCAGATGGGCGACACGTACGTCGATGCGAGCGTCGCCGGAAAGCTGGAAGAGATCCGCCGCCACCTGCTGTCGGGCGTCGAAGCCGCGACGGCCACGTCGCCCAACGGAAAGACGAGCGCCTAG
- the wecB gene encoding UDP-N-acetylglucosamine 2-epimerase (non-hydrolyzing): MSDKLRVAAVFGTRPDAVKMAPVVHALAADDRFECITIATAQHREMLDEVLRLFEVKPVYDLEVMTEGQTLTDVTTRVLERMSSVLRDAKPDVVLVHGDTTTSTAAALASYYRKVPVGHVEAGLRTDTIYEPFPEEMNRRLTGVIARHHFAPTPLARQNLLREGKDPKSIVVTGNTVIDAFLWVHSRLRAEDKFETAVAGKTSPTRLIFVEAHRRENLGAPMESICRALADVVRRHEDVSIVWPVHPNPEVVEVVRRVLDGTPRVRLIPPMEYRKLVGAIGSAAIVATDSGGLQEEAPCLGKPVLVLRRVTERPEGVAAGTLELVGTDESTIVAALDRLLDDDAAYQRMARAANPYGDGKASERITASLLASYRGGIAPTEFDPTLPPTLPSSARSAKPKR, encoded by the coding sequence TTGAGCGATAAGCTTCGCGTCGCCGCGGTCTTCGGCACGCGTCCGGATGCCGTGAAGATGGCGCCGGTCGTCCATGCCCTGGCGGCGGACGACCGTTTTGAGTGCATCACGATCGCGACGGCGCAGCATCGCGAGATGCTCGACGAAGTGCTCCGCCTCTTCGAGGTCAAGCCGGTGTACGATCTCGAGGTGATGACCGAGGGTCAGACGCTGACGGATGTGACGACGCGCGTGCTCGAACGGATGTCGAGCGTGCTGCGCGACGCCAAGCCGGACGTCGTGCTCGTCCATGGCGACACGACGACGTCGACCGCCGCGGCGCTGGCAAGCTACTATAGGAAGGTCCCGGTCGGGCACGTCGAGGCGGGACTGCGGACCGACACGATCTACGAGCCGTTCCCCGAGGAGATGAACCGCCGGCTGACCGGTGTGATCGCGCGACATCATTTCGCGCCGACGCCGCTCGCGAGACAGAATCTGCTGCGCGAAGGCAAGGACCCCAAATCGATCGTCGTCACAGGGAATACGGTCATCGACGCGTTCCTTTGGGTGCACTCGCGCCTGCGGGCCGAAGACAAGTTCGAGACCGCCGTCGCCGGCAAGACGTCGCCCACGCGTCTCATCTTCGTCGAAGCGCATCGACGCGAGAACCTCGGTGCGCCGATGGAATCGATCTGCCGCGCGCTCGCCGACGTCGTGCGCCGTCACGAAGACGTGTCGATCGTATGGCCCGTCCATCCGAATCCCGAAGTCGTCGAAGTCGTCCGCCGAGTGCTCGACGGAACGCCGCGCGTGCGACTCATCCCGCCGATGGAGTACCGAAAGCTCGTCGGTGCTATCGGAAGCGCCGCGATCGTCGCTACCGACTCGGGCGGCTTGCAAGAAGAAGCGCCGTGCCTCGGCAAACCGGTGCTCGTGCTGCGGCGCGTGACCGAGCGGCCGGAAGGCGTCGCGGCGGGTACGCTCGAGCTCGTCGGAACCGATGAGTCGACGATCGTCGCCGCGCTCGACCGATTGCTCGACGATGATGCCGCATATCAGAGGATGGCGCGCGCCGCGAATCCGTACGGCGACGGCAAGGCGAGCGAGCGCATCACCGCCTCGCTGCTCGCATCGTACCGCGGTGGAATCGCGCCGACCGAGTTCGATCCGACGTTGCCGCCGACTTTGCCGTCATCCGCGAGATCCGCGAAACCGAAGCGTTGA